In Quercus robur chromosome 11, dhQueRobu3.1, whole genome shotgun sequence, the following proteins share a genomic window:
- the LOC126706815 gene encoding protein NLP2-like codes for MEIERKLIMEYSGFTPNNCTAYGNFSDNNTMASDFMGELLSEGCWLETSTGGFNFLPPAPLPTTTPSRALNDPSHYYLPSFDSNPHQQIYQEDQTEGVFPESESILVDGNELGRRWWIDPRANPGTCSSVKERLVLAVEYLKECTKNMNVLIQIWVPIRKGGRYFLSTYDQPYSFDPNNKSLADYRNVSRAYQFAVEEDREESVGIPGRVFLGRLPEWTPDVRFFKRDEYPRISYAQQYDIRGSLALPVFERGSGTCLGVVEILTTTQKINYRPELEHVCQALEAVDLRSSQYFSPPTVKACDELYQAALNEIVEVLTSVSKTHRLPLALTWAPCVQQGKGGCRHADENFAQCVSTVDTACYVADLEVLGFLEACSEYHLFRGQGTVGTAFTTTKPCFATDITAFSKKEYPLSHHARMFGLHAAVAIPLRSIYTGSADFVLEFFLPKDFQDPEEQKQMLNSLSIVLQQACRSLHAVVDKELEEEAILYPVKEVVVASDGKPTSSTTTNLKEACSKESSWVAHMMGAQQKGKGVLEHQEEEPNEEFKVTTHWDCTQVELRSGQAFSDFGAQLQQSSESKGSAEGGGDSYSYGGRQSSGGRKAGEKRRTKTEKTISLPVLRQYFAGSLKDAAKSIGVCPTTLKRICRQHGITRWPSRKIKKVGHSLRKLQLVIDSVQGAEGSIEIGSFYNSFPELSSQQANSPFSSLNISDSKHPHSKQESGLFSFGSGPLKSPASSCSQTSSPSIYCTTGVKQHSTSTNALSSAETSMTENLGGILHGACSDAEQHALNLQQEPNLIHRVESLKSFGEHPGLETLSCLPESSSKNSRDGGAFRVKATFGDEKTRFSLHPNWSFGALKLEIARRFNLDDVSRVDIKYLDDDREWVILTCDADLQECMDLFRASQSHTIRLSLQHACNQSLGSPFGSSGLS; via the exons ATGGAAATCGAAAGGAAGCTCATCATGGAATACAGTGGCTTTACACCAAATAATTGTACAGCATATGGAAACTTCTCAGACAATAACACCATGGCATCAGATTTCATGGGTGAACTTTTATCTGAAGGGTGCTGGTTAGAGACCTCAACTGGTGGTTTCAACTTTTTGCCTCCAGCTCCTTTACCTACTACTACTCCGTCTCGTGCTCTCAATGACCCTTCACATTACTATTTGCCTTCTTTTGACTCAAACCCTCATCAGCAAATCTATCAAGAAGATCAGACTGAGGGAGTTTTTCCTGAATCAGAAAGCATTCTAGTAGATGGCAATGAACTTGGCAGAAGATGGTGGATTGATCCAAGGGCAAATCCTGGTACTTGTTCCTCGGTGAAAGAGAGATTAGTACTGGCCGTTGAATACTTAAAAGAATGTACAAAGAACATGAATGTGCTTATTCAAATATGGGTGCCAATAAGGAAAGGAGGGAGATATTTCCTTAGCACGTATGACCAGCCTTATTCTTTTGATCCTAATAACAAAAGCCTTGCAGATTACAGAAATGTTTCAAGGGCTTATCAGTTTGCAGTTGAGGAAGATAGAGAGGAATCTGTTGGGATCCCAGGTAGAGTTTTCTTGGGAAGGTTGCCTGAGTGGACCCCTGATGTTCGTTTCTTTAAAAGAGATGAGTACCCACGTATTAGTTATGCACAGCAATATGATATTCGTGGCTCTCTAGCTCTTCCTGTTTTTGAAAGAGGTAGTGGAACTTGCTTGGGAGTTGTTGAGATTCTCACAACCACTCAGAAGATCAATTATCGACCTGAACTTGAACATGTTTGCCAAGCTCTTGAG GCTGTTGATCTCAGAAGTTCTCAATACTTCAGCCCTCCTACTGTGAAG GCCTGTGATGAGTTGTACCAAGCAGCACTGAATGAGATAGTAGAGGTTTTGACATCTGTTAGCAAGACACATAGATTGCCTTTAGCCCTAACTTGGGCCCCTTGTGTCCAACAAGGTAAAGGTGGATGCAGACATGCTGATGAGAATTTTGCACAGTGTGTTTCAACTGTGGACACTGCTTGCTATGTTGCTGATCTAGAAGTATTGGGGTTTCTTGAGGCTTGCTCTGAGTACCACTTGTTTCGAGGCCAAGGAACTGTTGGGACTGCCTTCACTACAACAAAACCATGTTTTGCAACTGATATCACTGCCTTTAGCAAGAAAGAATACCCTCTCTCTCATCATGCTAGGATGTTTGGGCTACATGCTGCTGTGGCAATTCCCCTTCGAAGCATCTATACTGGCTCAGCTGATTTCGTGTTGGAGTTTTTCTTACCAAAGGATTTCCAAGATCCTGAAGAACAAAAGCAAATGCTCAATTCATTGTCCATTGTGTTACAACAGGCCTGTAGGAGTCTACATGCTGTGGTTGATAAAGAACTTGAGGAAGAAGCAATCTTATACCCAGTTAAGGAAGTGGTAGTGGCTTCAGATGGGAAACCAACCAGTTCTACTACTACGAATTTGAAAGAAGCTTGTTCAAAAGAGTCATCCTGGGTTGCTCATATGATGGGGGCACAGCAAAAAGGCAAAGGTGTGTTGGAGCATCAGGAAGAAGAACCTAATGAAGAATTCAAGGTGACAACTCATTGGGATTGTACTCAAGTGGAGTTGCGAAGTGGGCAAGCATTTTCAGACTTTGGGGCTCAACTTCAGCAAAGTTCTGAGTCCAAGGGTAGTGCTGAGGGTGGTGGAGATTCTTATTCTTATGGTGGCCGACAATCCTCAGGTGGAAGAAAAGCTGGGGAGAAGAGGAGGACCAAAACTGAGAAGACTATCAGCTTGCCAGTTCTAAGGCAATACTTTGCTGGGAGCCTCAAAGATGCTGCTAAAAGTATTGGAG TGTGCCCCACTACTCTGAAAAGGATATGCAGGCAACATGGGATTACAAGATGGCCTTCTAGAAAGATTAAGAAGGTAGGTCACTCTCTGAGGAAACTCCAGCTTGTGATTGATTCAGTCCAAGGTGCTGAGGGTTCCATTGAAATCGGATCTTTCTATAATAGCTTCCCAGAATTGAGTTCCCAGCAGGCAAACAGTCCTTTCTCATCCTTGAACATTAGTGACTCAAAGCACCCACACTCTAAACAAGAGAGTGGCTTATTTAGCTTTGGTTCTGGTCCCTTAAAATCTCCAGCTTCTTCATGCAGTCAAACTTCTAGTCCCAGTATCTATTGTACCACTGGAGTAAAGCAACATAGCACAAGCACTAATGCTTTAAGTAGTGCAGAAACTTCAATGACTGAAAACCTTGGTGGGATTTTGCATGGGGCTTGCAGTGATGCAGAACAACATGCCTTGAATCTTCAACAGGAACCAAACCTTATTCATAGAGTTGAAAGCCTCAAGTCATTTGGAGAGCATCCGGGTCTTGAAACTCTATCTTGCTTACCGGAAAGTAGCAGCAAGAATTCAAGAGATGGGGGTGCTTTTAGAGTTAAAGCTACCTTTGGTGATGAAAAAACCAGGTTCAGCCTGCATCCCAATTGGAGTTTTGGGGCTCTAAAGCTAGAGATTGCAAGGAGATTCAATTTAGATGATGTTAGTAGAGTTGATATCAAGTACTTGGATGATGATAGAGAGTGGGTGATTTTGACATGTGATGCTGATCTTCAAGAGTGCATGGACCTATTTAGAGCATCCCAAAGTCACACAATCAGACTCTCACTTCAGCATGCTTGTAATCAAAGTCTTGGAAGTCCCTTTGGTAGCAGTGGCCtgtcttaa
- the LOC126706570 gene encoding pentatricopeptide repeat-containing protein At2g17140 — protein sequence MEQTSFQLTTKALFKNTNNPKLAWQLFKRVLSSPTHHSHLLRSIPIVARILIHAKMHSEIDTLHQLLLVSQPIETSHPCLISLVRVLAQSGLVDKAVSQFKSIRTRVPEKPPSVFLYNLLLESALKEKRVDFVNWLYRDMIVAGISPETYTFNVLMSALCDSGRLEEAREVFDRMSEKGCQPNVFSVGILVRGYCRAGLANEGLEFLNEMRGCNIFPNRVVYNTLISSFCKEGRTDEAEKLVEKMREDGLSPDVVTFNSRISALCSAGKILEASRIFRDMQIDEEQLGLPQPNIVTYNLMLEGFCKDGMLEDAKTLFESMQKVGDFINLESYNIWLLGLVRNGKLLEARLVLKEMVDNGIKPSVYSYNILMDGLCKNGMLSDARMVMGLMKSSGIPPDTVTYSTLLHGYCSKGRISEANNILHEMMTSSCLPNTHTCNILLHSLWKEGRTSEAEELLQRMNERSYGLDTVTCNIVIDGLCNNGNLDKAIEIVNGMWTHGSAALGNLGNSYIALVDESSDGKKCTPDLVTYSTIINGLCKAGRLVEAKKKFTEMVRKNLLPDSVIYDTFIHTFCKQGKLSSAFRVLKDMEIRGCNKSLQTYNSLILGLGSKNQIFEIYGLMDEMRERGVSPNVCTYNNVINCLCEGGRVKDATALLDEMLQKGISPNISSFRIVIKAFCKACDFGLAKEIFEIALSVCGHKEALYSFMFNELLAGNEVSEAKELFQAALDRNFDLGNFLYKDLIDRLCKDKKLEDASGILHKMINIGYGFDPASFMPVIDGLGKRGNKHEADELAERMMEMASEGRVENKVYQDQKEIFKGKPNKNGKSDWQNILHRDDGSGIALKALKRVQRGLGQGSISSLQPHKNEFLDYWDGGG from the exons ATGGAGCAAACAAGCTTTCAGCTCACCACCAAAGCTCTTTTCAAAAACACCAACAATCCCAAACTAGCATGGCAACTCTTCAAGCGAGTTCTCTCTTCACCTACTCATCACTCTCACCTTCTTCGATCAATACCCATCGTCGCTCGCATCCTTATCCACGCAAAAATGCACAGCGAAATCGACACTCTTCACCAACTCCTCCTTGTCTCGCAGCCCATCGAAACCTCTCACCCTTGTCTCATTTCCCTGGTGAGAGTCTTAGCCCAATCGGGTCTCGTCGATAAGGCCGTTTCCCAATTCAAATCGATTAGAACCCGGGTCCCAGAAAAGCCTCCTTCGGTTTTTTTGTACAATTTGCTTCTTGAGTCTGCTTTAAAGGAAAAGCGTGTAGATTTTGTGAATTGGTTGTATAGGGATATGATTGTTGCTGGAATTAGCCCGGAAACTTATACTTTTAATGTTTTGATGAGTGCATTATGTGATTCGGGTCGTTTGGAAGAGGCCCGAGAGGTGTTTGATAGAATGTCTGAAAAGGGTTGTCAGCCAAATGTGTTCAGTGTTGGTATTTTGGTGCGTGGGTATTGTAGAGCTGGGCTTGCTAATGAAGGTTTGGAGTTCTTAAATGAGATGAGGGGTTGTAATATATTTCCCAACAGGGTTGTGTACAATACATTGATATCTAGTTTTTGTAAAGAAGGTAGGACTGATGAGGCTGAGAAATTGgtagagaaaatgagagaggatGGTTTGTCTCCGGATGTTGTTACATTCAATTCTAGGATATCAGCTCTTTGTAGTGCAGGGAAAATCCTAGAAGCTTCTAGGATTTTTAGAGATATGCAAATTGATGAAGAACAATTGGGGTTGCCTCAACCTAATATTGTAACATATAATTTAATGTTGGAGGGGTTTTGCAAGGATGGGATGCTGGAGGATGCAAAGACCCTGTTTGAGTCTATGCAAAAAGTTGGtgattttataaatttggaGAGTTATAATATATGGTTGCTGGGTTTGGTCAGGAATGGGAAGCTCTTAGAGGCACGGTTGGTTCTAAAAGAGATGGTGGACAATGGCATTAAACCCAGTGTATACTCATATAACATCTTGATGGATGGGCTATGTAAAAATGGGATGCTTTCTGATGCAAGAATGGTAATGGGACTAATGAAAAGTAGTGGTATTCCCCCAGATACAGTAACTTATAGTACTTTACTTCATGGGTACTGCAGTAAGGGGAGGATCTCTGAAGCCAATAATATTCTGCATGAAATGATGACTAGTAGTTGTTTACCAAATACTCATACTTGCAACATCTTGCTGCACAGCTTATGGAAAGAGGGGAGAACATCAGAAGCAGAGGAATTACTGCAAAGGATGAATGAGAGAAGTTATGGTTTAGACACCGTGACATGCAATATTGTGATTGATGGTCTGTGTAATAATGGGAATTTGGACAAAGCAATTGAAATCGTGAATGGGATGTGGACTCATGGAAGTGCGGCTCTTGGTAATCTAGGGAACTCATATATTGCCCTAGTTGATGAGAGTAGTGATGGGAAGAAATGCACGCCTGATTTAGTCACATACTCAACAATAATTAATGGGTTATGCAAGGCTGGGAGGCTTGTCGAAGCCAAAAAGAAGTTCACTGAGATGGTGAGGAAAAACTTGCTTCCTGATTCTGTGATTTATGATACTTTTATACATACTTTCTGTAAACAAGGAAAACTATCATCTGCATTTCGAGTTTTGAAAGACATGGAGATAAGAGGTTGCAACAAGAGCCTTCAAACCTATAACTCGTTGATCCTGGGTTTAGGgagtaaaaatcaaatatttgaaatataCGGGCTGATGgatgagatgagagaaagaggtGTTTCTCCTAATGTTTGCACTTATAATAATGTAATCAATTGTCTTTGTGAAGGAGGGAGAGTCAAAGATGCTACTGCTCTTTTGGATGAAATGTTGCAGAAGGGCATATCCCCTAATATATCTTCCTTCAGAATAGTAATTAAAGCTTTCTGCAAGGCTTGTGATTTTGGACTAGCAAAGGAAATATTTGAGATTGCTCTAAGTGTATGCGGCCACAAGGAAGCTTTATATAGTTTCATGTTCAATGAGTTACTTGCTGGGAATGAAGTCTCTGAGGCTAAAGAGCTATTCCAAGCTGCATTGGATAGGAATTTTGATCTAGGGAACTTCCTGTATAAAGATCTTATTGACAGACTCTGTAAGGATAAAAAGTTAGAGGATGCTAGTGGAATTCTTCATAAGATGATCAATATAGGATATGGATTTGATCCTGCATCATTCATGCCAGTTATTGATGGCCTGGGTAAGCGGGGAAACAAGCATGAGGCTGATGAACTTGCGGAGAGGATGATGGAAATGGCTTCAGAAGGTAGGGTGGAAAACAAGGTTTATCAAGATCAAAAGGAGATATTTAAGGGAAAACCAAATAAGAATGGCAAAAGTGACTGGCAGAACATACTTCACAG AGATGATGGCAGTGGAATTGCATTGAAAGCTCTTAAGCGGGTACAGAGAGGCTTGGGTCAGGGTAGCATATCAAGTTTGCAGCCCcataaaaatgaatttcttgatTACTGGGATGGTGGCGGTTAA